The stretch of DNA CCGGCCAGATCCTCGCCGGCATGGACCCGATGGACGCGGTGCGCTACCAGATCCTGCTGATGTTTTTGCTGGCCGGCGGCAGCGGCATTTCCGTCACGCTGGCGGTCTACCTGGCCGCGCGCAGCGTCACGGACGAGCGTCACCGCCTGCGGCTGGAGCGACTGACGAGCCGCTGAGCGCCACCACCAGCATGCCGCACGCCAGCGCCGCAAATGCCCACTGCAAGCCAACGGCGTGCGCCACGAAGCCGATCACGCCGGGACCGGCCAGGATGCCCGCATAGCCGATTGTAGAAATCGCGCTCACGGCCAGGCTGGCCGGCATATCGCGCTGGCTACCCGCCGCCGTGAACAGCACCGGCACGATGTTGGACGCGCCACAGCCGATCAGCACAAAGCCCGGCAGCGCCAGCCAAGCCGATGGCGCCAGCACCACCAGCAAGAAGCCCAGCGCCGACGCCAGACCGCCCAGCAGCATGATGCGGCGGCCGCCCCAGCGCTGCACAATGCGGTCGCCGTTCAAACGGCCGATGGTCATCGCCACCGCAAACGCCGCATAACCCAGGCCGCCCTGCGCGCCGCTCATGCCGCCATTGGTCAGCAGCACCGCGCTCCAGTCGAGCACCGCGCCTTCGGCCAGGAACACGAACATGCACAACACGCCGATCAGCACCACCGCGCCGCGCGGCACCACCAGCAGCGGCGCATCGCGTTCCGCTGCCGGCGCTTCACGCAGCAGGTTCGGACCCGCCGCCAGGAGCACCAACGCTACCGCAATCGTCATCGCCACCGAGGCGCTGACGATGTCCATGCCCAGCCACAGCATGGCGCTCATGCTACCCGCACCGACGATGCCACCCACACTGAACAGGCCATGGAAGCCGGACATCAGCGCGCCGCCGTAATCCTTCTCGACGATCACCGCCTGCACGTTCATCGACACATCCAGCGTGCCGATGGTGGCGCCGAACAGGAACAAAGCCAGCGCCAGCAAGGGCGCGCTCGGCGCGATGGCCAAAAAAGGGAACACCGCGCAGCAGCCCAGACCAGACAACAGGATCACGCGGCGACAGCCGAAGCGTGCAGCCAGGATGCCGGTCACCGGCATCGCCAGCAGGGAACCGATGCCTAAGCAAAGCAGCAGCAGGCCGAGTTGCGCGGCCTCGACGCCTGTGCGCGCCTGCGCATACGGCACCAGCGGCGCCCACGAGGACATGGCCATGCCGGCCGCCAGGAACGCCAGGCGCGTCGAAACGCGCTGCTTTAAACCAGTTGTTTTCATTGTATTCAGGCGTCCGCGCGCAGCAGGTTGGCGCCGGCGGCGGCATACGCCGCAACCAGTTCCGCGCCCGCTTCCGCTTCGACGATCAGGTGAGTGAGTTGAGAGAGAGGCAGCACGCGGTAGGACGCC from Duganella dendranthematis encodes:
- a CDS encoding MFS transporter; this translates as MKTTGLKQRVSTRLAFLAAGMAMSSWAPLVPYAQARTGVEAAQLGLLLLCLGIGSLLAMPVTGILAARFGCRRVILLSGLGCCAVFPFLAIAPSAPLLALALFLFGATIGTLDVSMNVQAVIVEKDYGGALMSGFHGLFSVGGIVGAGSMSAMLWLGMDIVSASVAMTIAVALVLLAAGPNLLREAPAAERDAPLLVVPRGAVVLIGVLCMFVFLAEGAVLDWSAVLLTNGGMSGAQGGLGYAAFAVAMTIGRLNGDRIVQRWGGRRIMLLGGLASALGFLLVVLAPSAWLALPGFVLIGCGASNIVPVLFTAAGSQRDMPASLAVSAISTIGYAGILAGPGVIGFVAHAVGLQWAFAALACGMLVVALSGSSVAPAAGGDARP